Within the Prevotella scopos JCM 17725 genome, the region TGGTTTGGTGACCTTGTACGAATGATGAATCAGGAAGGTTGTCGTGAAGGGGGACACTTACAGATAAACAAGATACTCATGCAGGACCTAACTGAACTCCACGCACAGTTGCTACAATCCTCAAAGTTTCCTTTCTACTCTGCAGAATATTATCGTGTTCTGCCTTTCATCGTTGAACTAAGAAGTAAGGCAAAGCGCACAGCGGACAAGATGGCACGTACAAATGATAATCGGCTGAAGAGCGTTGCCTCACAATTAGGGAAGAGCGAGATTGAAACATGCTTTGACCTCCTTTATGGCGTGATGATGCTTCGCCTACAGAAGAAGGAGATTACTCCCGAAACAACTCGTGCACTTAACGAGATAACAACCTTCATAGGTATGTTATCAGACTACTACATAAAGGACAAGACTGAAGGCTTAAACTTCGGCGAAGAATAACGGAGATCGCTTATGAACATTTTAGTTACAGGAGCCAACGGACAACTTGGCAACGAGATACAACTCGTATCTAAGCAGAGTAAAGACAACTATATCTTCACTGATGTGTGTGAGGGATATACTAAGTTAGACATTACGAATCTGGAAGACATCCGAAAGATGGTACATGACAATCAGATAGAATTTATCATCAATTGCGCTGCATGGACTAATGTGGACAAAGCAGAGACAGCGGGTGAGATTGTTGAATTGCTCAATGCTGTTGCACCAGAGAACCTTGCTAAGGCAATGAAAGAAGTCGATGGTCTGCTTGTTCATGTCAGTACAGACTATGTTTTTGGTGGAGACCCATATAACACTCCTTGTAAGGAAGACATGAAGGGTACTCCAACTGGTGTTTATGGACTAACAAAGCTACATGGCGAAGAGAAGATTCAAGCTACTGGCGTGAAACACATCATTCTTCGTACAGCATGGCTTTATAGTGAGTTTGGTCATAACTTTGTTAAGACAATGATTAATCTCACAGCAACTAAGCAACAGTTGAAAGTTGTCTTTGACCAATGTGGTACACCCACCTACGCTGGCGACTTGGCAGATGCCATCTATGACATTATTGAGCAGCGTAAGTATGAAGGTAAAAGTGGAATCTATCACTTCTCTAACGAGGGCGTATGTAGTTGGTACGACTTCACCATTAAAATTGCAGAACTTGCAGGAAATAAGGACTGTGAGATTCTGCCTTGCCATAGTGACGAGTTCCCTTCACCTGTTAAACGTCCAGCCTATTCAGTCCTTGACAAGACAAAGATTAAGGAGACCTTCAGCATAAAGATTCCTTATTGGGTTGACTCGCTGAAGAAGTGTATGAAAGGCTTGCAAGAACAAGACAAATAATAGGAGTAGTATCAGAGATTAGTCAGAAAGCGTCAAGACCTAAACCTCTTCAAAAGATAATGGGGAGAAGTTAGTTGCACTCAGACAACAACAGACTTTTCAGGTACTCCAAAAGATTATAAAATAAATGAATGAAATAGAACGCAGGCGAACGTTCGCCATTATCTCTCACCCAGATGCCGGTAAGACTACGCTGACAGAGAAGTTCCTTCTCTTCGGTGGTCAGATTCAAGTTGCTGGTGCGGTGAAGAGCAATAAGATACGCAAGACAGCTACATCCGACTGGATGGATATTGAGAAACAACGTGGTATCTCAGTATCAACCTCTGTGATGGAGTTTGACTATGAAGGTTATAAGGTAAACATCCTCGACACTCCTGGTCACCAGGACTTTGCCGAGGACACTTATCGTACACTGACGGCTGTAGATTCAGCCATCATCGTTGTCGATTCAGCGAAGGGTGTAGAGGCACAGACACGTAAGTTGATGGAAGTGTGCCGCATGCGTAACACACCTGTTATCATCTTCATCAATAAGATGGACCGTGAAGGTCGTGACCCATTTGAAGTGTTGGATGAACTGGAAGAAGAACTCCAAATCAGCGTACGCCCACTCTCATGGCCAATCGGTCAGGGACAACGTTTTAAGGGTGTATATAACATCTACGAACAACAGCTGAATCTCTTCACACCAAACAAACAACGTGTGACAGAGAAGGTTGAGGTAGATATCAACTCCGAAGCATTGGATGAGCAGGTAGGTGCAGAGTTCGCAGAACAATTACGCAATGACCTTGAATTGGTTAATGGCGTTTATTCAGACTTTGATGTTGAAGCTTACCGCCGCGCAGAGGTTGCACCCGTTTTCTTCGGTTCAGCATTGAACAACTTCGGTGTACAAGAACTTCTTAACTGTTTCGTTCAGATAGCACCAAGTCCACGTTCTACCAAGGCTGAAGAACGTGTAGTAGAACCTACTGAACCTAAGTTTACAGGTTTCATCTTTAAGATTACAGCCAATATCGATCCTAACCATCGTAGTTGTATTGCCTTTTGTAAGGTATGCTCTGGTAAATTCCAGCGTAACCAGCCTTATCTCCACGTTCGTAGCGATAAGACAATGCGTTTCTCCTCTCCTACTCAGTTCATGGCGCAACGTAAAAGTACAGTAGAAGAGGCTTACCCAGGTGACATTGTAGGCTTGCCAGATAGTGGTGGTGTCTTTAAGATAGGTGACACACTGACTGAAGGAGAGAGCCTCCACTTCCGCGGCTTACCAAGCTTCTCACCAGAGCTATTCAAATACATTGAGAACGACGACCCTATGAAGTCTAAGCAGTTCCAGAAAGGTATTGAACAGCTGATGAACGAAGGTGTCGCACAGTCGTTTGTCAATCAGTTTAACAATCGTCGTATTGTAGGAACCGTTGGACAACTTCAATTTGAGGTTATCCAATACCGATTAGAGCATGAGTACAATGCAAAGTGTCGCTGGGAACCCGTACATCTTTACAAAGCTTGTTGGATTGAAGCTGACGATGAGAAAGAATTAGAGAACTTCAAGAAACGTAAATATCAATATATGGCAAAGGATATTGAAGGGCGTGATGTTTTTCTCGCAGACTCCGGCTACGTGCTAAGCATGGCACAACAAGACTTTGAGCACATCCGTTTCCACTTTACAAGTGAGTTCTAATTTAAGATTAAGATCATAAAAAGCACCAAAGAACAGTTCGTTTCTTTGGCGCTTTTTTATTAAGTGATACTTAAAAAAATCTGTATCACAAACTTATTAAGAGTTGTCTATCGCTTGATAAACTTTTTACCATTTTGTATTACAACACCCTTATAATCCTTACTTACACGCTGCCCTGCGGGGTTATAGATAGGTGCATTCTCATTCAGTTCTATCGAGCTTACAGTTTCGATACCATCAGAAGTTGTAGTTGTTACTATAACTTTTCTAAGATATGCTTTCTTCACATTGAGTACAACTTTCTTTGAAGAACCACCCCAATTTTGAAAATAATAAGTATTCTTACCTGACACTTCTGTTGAATCTGTAAGTGTCCCAACATCTACATTATTAGCCTTATCCCAATGATTAAAAGAAATAGCAAAAACAATTTTGGAGATGGTTTCTGTTGCACTTTCAATGTATAATCTTTTATTTATCCTTTATGATATGAATGCCGACTGACGGAATAAGTCAATGTGTGCGCTTACAATGTTAAAAACATATTTTTTTACTGATAAAACTTGCTTTATTCCATTTTTTATTCTATATTTGCGAAGTGTTTTTCACTGATTTAGATATTTTGCTAAATCATTTTCGAGGTTGGTAGCTTCCTGCACCAACCTCTTTTTATTTATCCATCAGAATTAAAATCTATCTTTTAACTTGACTTGTTACGAATATTTATTTACCTTTGTAACAGATTATTAATCTTGATTCTATGAAACAAAACAGATATTTTCTCTCGCTTTTAATACTAGTATTATTGTTTAGTTGTGGCAAAACCATCTTGCCATCAGACAATAAAGAGGAAGACGAAATAGAAAAGCAGGACTCTTCTTCCTCACCAGACGAGTTAGACCTCTACACTATCAGTGAATTTATAGAAGGCGACTTCGGGAATAGAGAGGTGTGGGTACACGGCTATATCGTTGGTGCGTGTAAACGCAGCATAAAGCAAGCAGAATGGGAACCACCCTTCACAGCCAATTCAGCAGTACTCCTAGCAGACAGTCCCGATGAGACTGACGCAACGAATGTCATCTCCATTCAGATGGTTAACAAACAGATGAAAACTGAAATAGCTTTAGATGCAAATCCACAAAACTATGGAAGACATATAGCCTTTTGTGGTGTCAAACAAAAATACTTGGGAATACCTGGTATGAAAAAGCACGTACAAGCCAGCGAATGGTTGGATGAGTGACTTTTTGTATAAAAGATTTGCATTAAGAAGGAAAAATGATTATATTTGCAACTCAATTAATAAAAATAATAAGAAAAGCCTATCGAAAAACTTCTACTTCATAAGAAAAAAAATAAAGATGAAGAAATTGAATGAGATGACCGACGAGCAGTTGGCATTGTCATACATTGAAGGAAGCAACGATGCTTTCGATTTATTGCTTTCACGCAATCAATCGAAACTTTTTTCGTATATTCTATTCGTTGTTCGTGATAGGGATGCTGCTGACGATTTGTTTCAAGAAACCTTTGTAAAGATCATTACAAAGTTACAACAAGGTAGGTACTCACCAACAGGTAAGTTCTCTGCATGGATTATGCGTATTGCTCATAATGTCATTATGGATTGGTATCGTGCGCAACGTGCAGACAAGGTGGTTGATGCACCTAAAGACAATGACTTATCAAATGTTGGTGGTGACGATATTGTTATCGACAATATTGAGTGTCAGTTTATTAATAGCCAAACACTCTCTGATGTGAAACGAATGATGAATCTTCTTCCTGCAACACAGCGTGAGGTCGTGTTTATGCGATTCTATCAAGAGATGTCATTTAAAGAGATTGCTGAAACAACAGGTGTTAGCATTAACACTAGTCTTGGCAGAATGCGCTATGCTATCTTCAACTTGAGAAGAATGATGCGCGAACATAAGGTAAGTTTGCTCTTAACATAAATACAAGAAGCATTCCTCTTTTTTCTATACTATATACCCTCACCTATCTTTTTACAGTTTGATAAGGACAAGTGAGGGTATTTTCACATTCAAGCGTGTTTATCTATGCAATTGCTTGAGTGAATGAATAGTAGCCTTGGGGTCGGCTGCTTTAAATACATAGCTACCACTTACGAGTATGTCAACCCCTGCTTCAACCAGACGAGGAGCCGTGTCTGCTTGTACACCTCCATCTACTTCTATCAGGGTCTTACTTCCCTCACGCTCAATTAGTTGACGAAGACGTTGCACTTTCCTGATACTGCTCTCAATGAATTTTTGTCCACCAAAACCAGGGTTTACACTCATCAGTTGAACAACATCTACATCGCAAATTATATCCTCAAGAACATTAACAGGTGTTGAAGGATTAAGCGTCACACCAGCTTTCATTCCTGCAGCATGAATTGCTTGTATCGTCCGATGCAAGTGAAGACAAGCTTCATACTGAACATTCATGATAGCGGCACCAGTATTAGCAACCTGCTGAATATAGTTCTCTGGATAAACAATCATTAGATGTACGTCCATCGGTTTCTTACAGGCTTTACCAACTACCTCAAGGATTGGGAATCCAAAAGAAATGTTTGGTACAAAGACGCCATCCATAACATCCATATGAAGCCAATCAGCCTCACTTTCATTAATCATTTCAATCTCCTTGTCCAAATGCAGGAAGTCAGCGGAGAGCAAAGAAGGTGATATAATAATTTCCATATCGATATTAGTTCAAGCAGAAGGTTTGCATCTTCCCATTGATTTTAATAACACGATAGCTATAAGCTATCTGTCGGATAAGGTTAAGCGTCTTTTCAGACGGCTTAAGTTCTTCTGATGTAAATATTCTAACCATAGGCCTTAATAACTTATTAATAATAGTTATGATATCTTCTAAACGCCATATAAAAAATATTATTATATCTATTCACAATAAATTTTTCACTTTTTATACAATTTGAAACTATACCATAAAAGAAAACGTTCGCCTGCCTACTCTTAAACATCTTTCCTATGCAAAATAATGCTTTTCTTTACCAGACACGCCTATAATTCAATAATTTTATGTAAGTTTGTAGCATAAAAGTATTTGAGCATTTTAAATCTATATGGTCATAAAGGTAAGTGGCATGCGTGATGCCAGCAATATTCACGAAGTATCCCAATTGGGCATAGACTGGGTAGGACTGGATTTTCGTCCTAATAGCGAACGTTATGTCAGCCAGATATCATCATGTGCGGGTATTATTCCAGACTATAGTAGCTTGTCTGCCTTATCTTCACAAGAGCCATCACAAAAAAATCACAGACTCGTTCTTTGTGGTGTCTTTGCTGATGATATGCCACAGAATATTGTTACTCGTGTTTTCAACTTCAACCTTGATATCGTTCAGCTGAGTGGAACGGAAAATATGGTGATGATAGATAATCTTCGACACACATTGGATCCTGATATACATGCAGGAATAAAGATTATGAAGTGCTTGGCTATCACTAAACCTGAAGACATAGAGAAATATAAAGAGTATGCGGAGGGAATTGATTATTTCCTCTTTGAAATCGATGAGAATATAAAAGACTGGAATATCTTAGCATCTTATGATGGTAAGATTCCGTTCTTCATCAGTGGGAATATCAGCATTGACGACATAGAAAAGAACAGAGACTTTCATCACCCATTGTTCTATGGTATCGATGTGAATGAAGAGTTTGAAGCTGCGACTGCCATAAAGGATGTAGCTGCCCTGAAAGATCTTCTTGAAAAGTTAAAGTAATACTCCCTAATTAGAGAATTGAGATACTGATGAAAACTAACTGTGTTATCATTGACAACTACGATTCTTTTACCTATAATCTTGTCCATCTCATAAAAGAACTAGGACTAAATGTTACTGTAGTACGTAACAATCAATTCTCACTTGAAGACTTGAATACCTACGATCGTATTGTTTTAAGCCCCGGTCCTGGTATCCCTTCAGAAGCAGGATTACTATTGGATGTTATAAAACATTATGCGGGTATAAAGCCCATCTTAGGAGTATGTTTAGGACATCAAGCTATTGGCGAGGTTTTTGGTGCAAAGTTAAAGAATTTATCAGATGTATTTCATGGTGTCACAACGAAAACAACACAAATAGTCGATACTCCTCTGTTTGAGGGTTTACCAAAACATTTCCAAGTAGGTAGATATCATAGTTGGGTTGTAGAAAAAGAGCATTTTCCTAATTGCTTAGAGATAATAGCTGAGAGCAAAGAGGGATTAATAATGGCATTACGCCATCGGACATACAACATTTATGGCATCCAATTCCACCCAGAGAGCGTTCTTACGCCTGATGGGAAAAAGATTATGGCTAATTGGTTACGCATTTAAGAAGAAATTATTCTTGTACATACTATGACAAAAGCAACAAGGTATATAGACGGAATCATTGATGACGGAGCATCTTGGTATGCACTAAGACTATTCACATTAAAGCTGGAAGAGGTAAGAACCTACTTTACAAATCTTGGTTTGGAATGTTTTGTTCCAGAGCAATATGTTGACGTGGAAGGTGCTGATGGTAAGCTCCACCCTATCTTACGCCCTATCGTGCGTAATCTCCTCTTTATCAAACAACCTAAGAAGGACAAATCACTTCAGAAGCTTATACAAGAAACCAACTATAAAATTAGTATTATAAAAAAACATAAGGAGTCACAGGAATTGGCACTCATCCCTCATGATCAGATGTATGAGTTCCGATTGATGTGTAATCCTGAAATATCGATGCGCAAGTTTCTCTCGTCCGAAGAAGCTCAAATGAAAGCTGGAGATGAAGTGTTTGTTAAATTCGGTCCATTAAAAGGAATGAATGGGCGGTTAGTTCGGTCAAGTAAGAAATATTATCTACTAAAAGAAATACCAGGCTTAGGCGTTATGCTAAAGATTTCACGTTGGTGCTGCGTACCCATAGAAAAGAAATAAACTCCATATCATTCTCGACACATAGTTTCTAAAATTGATTCTGCAACGTTTCTTTTGGATAACTAATGAACACTGTTAACCTTAGTCATACAAAGCTTTTCCCACAACATATCCTCTATCATCCATATATCATAGTGACCTTAGCGTCTCACACATGTTGTGCATTCCCACCAAACCAAGTGTGTCAGCCCCCCCACCAAATCACTTCATGTTTTGGGGGAGAAAAAGTCAATACCAATTAGCAGATTTCATTGTACCGAGTAATCTATGAACTTGATTTCCTGTCACTCGTGTCATTCATCTTAGATACTTAACTTATTATTTTACAGCAGGATACATAAAATGTTAAAAGTGACAGCAATTCAAAATAAAACTATTCTTATGTTTATGCAATAATTTCTTTCTTCTTTGAAAACTCTTGTTTTACAAGGTTTAAAGGAATAATTCCCTAAAAAATCTGCAGAGAGTTCCTTTCCCTATGAACCTATCAACCTACAAGACATAAAAATACTCATACAGCATGATTGATGAAACCATCAGTATGCTATATGAGCATTGTAAGTATATTACTACAGAATTTTACTTCGACTAAGACTCCTCTGTACTAGGCTTTTCAACTTTCTTAACAGCAGATTTCTTGGCAGTTTTCTTAACTGTAGCCTTTGTTGTGGTGGCTTTCTTTGCAGGTGCTTTCTCCTCTATAAGAGTACGAAGTTTATCCTCTTCCGCCTCCAATTTCTCAACCTTTGCTTGGAGATTGCTGATATCCTTTGATTTCATTTCAATCTCATCACCCTGATTGCGAATTGTTGTGAGTAAGCTATTCAACTCCTCATTATCAATATCAGCTGGATAAAGTGTATTGACACGATTCAAGAAATCACCAAGAATATTCATATAATTAGTGAAGGCATCAAACGGACTATCATAAATACCACGATCCATTCCAACACGTGAAGGTTTGGTTGACATAAAGCGGAAGTTGTCACTTGCCTGCAGATAGTCCCAATCCTGATTAATACGTGAGTCGTTAGCAATGCGTACACGATCAGCAATGCTATACAACTTGTTGAAAGCTTCACGCTGCATTGGATTACCCAACCATGTGCTGACATCACGTTCTTCATCCATCCAACTCAAGGTATCTGGCACATAGAGGTTATCAACACTCTTCAACTTCATACAAATTTCTGTTGGGGTTGAGAAGGTAATACCCTGTTGCTTAGCACAAGCAGGTAACGCCTTGAAGAACTCAAGAATATTGCTTGACAAAGGTTGCTCGATACCAAGTGCTGAAAGGTTCATGAAGATACCAATAACTTGCTCTTCATTTGGGAGTGCGGCAATCTCTGCCATATACGTATCAGCAAACAAAGGATACCCCTCCCAGTCTGAATTATTAAAGCGCAATGATATATCATCGCTCAATCTCACATCACGCAACAGAAGTTTTAGGCTAGGGGCGAGCGCACAATTATAAACATAATGTGGACTCTTCCATCCTAAGACGTGTTTTGCACCTTCGG harbors:
- a CDS encoding DUF4924 family protein gives rise to the protein MFVAKELRKKSIAEYLLYMWQIEDTIRAYDCSLTRIRKEYIDQFQYTEEQKEEEEDWFGDLVRMMNQEGCREGGHLQINKILMQDLTELHAQLLQSSKFPFYSAEYYRVLPFIVELRSKAKRTADKMARTNDNRLKSVASQLGKSEIETCFDLLYGVMMLRLQKKEITPETTRALNEITTFIGMLSDYYIKDKTEGLNFGEE
- the rfbD gene encoding dTDP-4-dehydrorhamnose reductase: MNILVTGANGQLGNEIQLVSKQSKDNYIFTDVCEGYTKLDITNLEDIRKMVHDNQIEFIINCAAWTNVDKAETAGEIVELLNAVAPENLAKAMKEVDGLLVHVSTDYVFGGDPYNTPCKEDMKGTPTGVYGLTKLHGEEKIQATGVKHIILRTAWLYSEFGHNFVKTMINLTATKQQLKVVFDQCGTPTYAGDLADAIYDIIEQRKYEGKSGIYHFSNEGVCSWYDFTIKIAELAGNKDCEILPCHSDEFPSPVKRPAYSVLDKTKIKETFSIKIPYWVDSLKKCMKGLQEQDK
- a CDS encoding peptide chain release factor 3, giving the protein MNEIERRRTFAIISHPDAGKTTLTEKFLLFGGQIQVAGAVKSNKIRKTATSDWMDIEKQRGISVSTSVMEFDYEGYKVNILDTPGHQDFAEDTYRTLTAVDSAIIVVDSAKGVEAQTRKLMEVCRMRNTPVIIFINKMDREGRDPFEVLDELEEELQISVRPLSWPIGQGQRFKGVYNIYEQQLNLFTPNKQRVTEKVEVDINSEALDEQVGAEFAEQLRNDLELVNGVYSDFDVEAYRRAEVAPVFFGSALNNFGVQELLNCFVQIAPSPRSTKAEERVVEPTEPKFTGFIFKITANIDPNHRSCIAFCKVCSGKFQRNQPYLHVRSDKTMRFSSPTQFMAQRKSTVEEAYPGDIVGLPDSGGVFKIGDTLTEGESLHFRGLPSFSPELFKYIENDDPMKSKQFQKGIEQLMNEGVAQSFVNQFNNRRIVGTVGQLQFEVIQYRLEHEYNAKCRWEPVHLYKACWIEADDEKELENFKKRKYQYMAKDIEGRDVFLADSGYVLSMAQQDFEHIRFHFTSEF
- a CDS encoding DUF6359 domain-containing protein, with the translated sequence MKQNRYFLSLLILVLLFSCGKTILPSDNKEEDEIEKQDSSSSPDELDLYTISEFIEGDFGNREVWVHGYIVGACKRSIKQAEWEPPFTANSAVLLADSPDETDATNVISIQMVNKQMKTEIALDANPQNYGRHIAFCGVKQKYLGIPGMKKHVQASEWLDE
- a CDS encoding sigma-70 family RNA polymerase sigma factor; translation: MKKLNEMTDEQLALSYIEGSNDAFDLLLSRNQSKLFSYILFVVRDRDAADDLFQETFVKIITKLQQGRYSPTGKFSAWIMRIAHNVIMDWYRAQRADKVVDAPKDNDLSNVGGDDIVIDNIECQFINSQTLSDVKRMMNLLPATQREVVFMRFYQEMSFKEIAETTGVSINTSLGRMRYAIFNLRRMMREHKVSLLLT
- the rpe gene encoding ribulose-phosphate 3-epimerase — protein: MEIIISPSLLSADFLHLDKEIEMINESEADWLHMDVMDGVFVPNISFGFPILEVVGKACKKPMDVHLMIVYPENYIQQVANTGAAIMNVQYEACLHLHRTIQAIHAAGMKAGVTLNPSTPVNVLEDIICDVDVVQLMSVNPGFGGQKFIESSIRKVQRLRQLIEREGSKTLIEVDGGVQADTAPRLVEAGVDILVSGSYVFKAADPKATIHSLKQLHR
- a CDS encoding phosphoribosylanthranilate isomerase translates to MVIKVSGMRDASNIHEVSQLGIDWVGLDFRPNSERYVSQISSCAGIIPDYSSLSALSSQEPSQKNHRLVLCGVFADDMPQNIVTRVFNFNLDIVQLSGTENMVMIDNLRHTLDPDIHAGIKIMKCLAITKPEDIEKYKEYAEGIDYFLFEIDENIKDWNILASYDGKIPFFISGNISIDDIEKNRDFHHPLFYGIDVNEEFEAATAIKDVAALKDLLEKLK
- a CDS encoding anthranilate synthase component II, translating into MKTNCVIIDNYDSFTYNLVHLIKELGLNVTVVRNNQFSLEDLNTYDRIVLSPGPGIPSEAGLLLDVIKHYAGIKPILGVCLGHQAIGEVFGAKLKNLSDVFHGVTTKTTQIVDTPLFEGLPKHFQVGRYHSWVVEKEHFPNCLEIIAESKEGLIMALRHRTYNIYGIQFHPESVLTPDGKKIMANWLRI
- a CDS encoding UpxY family transcription antiterminator, whose translation is MTKATRYIDGIIDDGASWYALRLFTLKLEEVRTYFTNLGLECFVPEQYVDVEGADGKLHPILRPIVRNLLFIKQPKKDKSLQKLIQETNYKISIIKKHKESQELALIPHDQMYEFRLMCNPEISMRKFLSSEEAQMKAGDEVFVKFGPLKGMNGRLVRSSKKYYLLKEIPGLGVMLKISRWCCVPIEKK
- a CDS encoding glycoside hydrolase family 57 protein, yielding MKTICLYFEIHQVIHLKRYRFFDIGTDHYYYDDFENERSVSEIAERSYMPALDTLLQMIKDNGKAFKVAFSLSGVGIEQLEMHAPQVLDKLQELNNTGCVEFLAEPYSHGLASLANEESFRSEVKRQANKIKEYFGQTPKVLRNSSLIYSDEIGLIASQMGFKGMLTEGAKHVLGWKSPHYVYNCALAPSLKLLLRDVRLSDDISLRFNNSDWEGYPLFADTYMAEIAALPNEEQVIGIFMNLSALGIEQPLSSNILEFFKALPACAKQQGITFSTPTEICMKLKSVDNLYVPDTLSWMDEERDVSTWLGNPMQREAFNKLYSIADRVRIANDSRINQDWDYLQASDNFRFMSTKPSRVGMDRGIYDSPFDAFTNYMNILGDFLNRVNTLYPADIDNEELNSLLTTIRNQGDEIEMKSKDISNLQAKVEKLEAEEDKLRTLIEEKAPAKKATTTKATVKKTAKKSAVKKVEKPSTEES